ACGCTACCCCCATATCGAACTGACGATCGTCGGGACGGACCAACTGGCCGATCTGGACAGGGGAGACGCGGATGTGGTGATCCGGGGACAGGCCAATCCGCCCGGACATCTGGTGGGACGCAAAATATGCGATGTCACGACCCATCATTATGCCCATCGGGATTATCTTGATACGACGCGTCCCGAAGACCGCAAGTGGATCGCAGCTGACAAGCAGTCGGACTGGATCGCCAACTCCCCGTTTCCGGACTGTCCCGTCGGGATCATCATGCCGGATATTCAATCAAGATTTCTGGCGCTCGCCAGTGGTCAGGGCCTGTCACGCGCCGCCTGTTTCATGGCCGAACCGCACCCGGATCTCGTCAGGCTCGACAGCCGGCCCGGCATGCCTCTCTACGGGCTTTGGGTACTGACCCATCCGGACCTGAAAGCCAGCCCGAAAGTCAAAGCGCTCATGCGCGCCATGACGGACGCCCTTTCCAGACAGAAGGCACTGATCGCAGCTTAAGCCCGCTTCTCCACGCCGGCGCGGCCCAGCGCGGCGAAAACGCGTTCAACGATGGCGTCCGCGTCCAGACCGGCTTGCTGGTACATTTTTTCCGGCGTGTCCTGATCGATGAAAATATCAGGCAAGGTCATGGTGCGGATTTTCACGCCATTATCGAGCGCACCGCTGGCTGAGAGCGTATGCAGGCAGAAAGCGCCGAAGCCCCCGACGGAGCCCTCTTCGATAGTAATCAGCACCTCATGCTCTCGCGCCAATCGATGCAGCAGATCGCTATCCAGCGGTTTGGCGAAACGGGCATCGGCAACCGTTGTCGAGAGGCCGTGACTGTCGAGTTTTTCAGCTGCCAGCAAGGCTTCACCGAGGCGTGTGCCATAGGAGAAGATCGCGACCTGAGAGCCTTCGCGCAAGATCCGGCCTTTGCCGATTTCAAGCGGTTGCGGATCATCCGGAATTTCGATGCCGGTCGCCTCGCCGCGCGCATAACGAAAGCCGGTCGGGCCATCATCACGCGCCACGGCTGTCGCCACCATCCGCGCCAGCTCCGCTTCGTCGGCAGCGGCCATCAGTACCATGTTGGGCAGACAGCCCAGATAAGCGATGTCGAACGCGCCTGCATGAGTCGGTCCGTCCGCCCCAACCAGTCCGGCCCGGTCCATCGCGAACCGCACGGGCAGGTTCTGAATACAGATATCGTGGACGACCTGATCATAGCCCCGCTGCAGGAAGGTCGAATAGATCGCGCAGAACGGCTTGTAGCCGTCCGCCGCCAGCCCGCCCGCAAAGGTCACGGCGTGCT
This genomic window from Algimonas porphyrae contains:
- a CDS encoding LysR family transcriptional regulator, coding for MRDWDDHRLVLTLHRQGTLRASGDALGVTHTTIARRLAAIEAKEPTPLFTRLGRAYQATEYGLERVAVAKQMEALDHAATRLQRRSGDTLSGPLSLSIPQAVLQYLLLRDIGDFAQRYPHIELTIVGTDQLADLDRGDADVVIRGQANPPGHLVGRKICDVTTHHYAHRDYLDTTRPEDRKWIAADKQSDWIANSPFPDCPVGIIMPDIQSRFLALASGQGLSRAACFMAEPHPDLVRLDSRPGMPLYGLWVLTHPDLKASPKVKALMRAMTDALSRQKALIAA